In Streptomyces capitiformicae, one genomic interval encodes:
- a CDS encoding acetoacetate decarboxylase family protein, whose amino-acid sequence MTTVRGFFFPKTASGASSLIPSPPYRYSGDLLTVEYRTDPARVRELLPEPLELADEDPGAVALIWADWQSCSASGEELLDPVLSQYKEAFAVVRCKYRGQTYSRCVYIWVDKDFAIARGLHQGYPKKLGSIHQTRPHPYGPAPRIEAGARFGATLAAADRRLAHTVVTLREPSETNGFVNAHPMAHHRWLPSIEKGKGLALDELIESGAASFEAGQAWRGDAELELFEAPTEELARLEIREPIAAYYRQVGVVWDGGRLLESGTSGAE is encoded by the coding sequence ATGACCACCGTCCGTGGATTCTTCTTCCCCAAGACGGCGAGCGGAGCCTCGTCGCTGATCCCCTCACCGCCCTACCGGTACTCCGGTGACCTGCTCACCGTCGAGTACCGCACCGACCCGGCCCGCGTGCGGGAACTGCTTCCCGAGCCCCTGGAGCTCGCCGACGAGGACCCGGGCGCGGTCGCGCTGATCTGGGCCGACTGGCAGTCCTGCTCGGCGTCCGGCGAGGAACTGCTCGACCCGGTGCTCTCCCAGTACAAGGAGGCTTTCGCGGTCGTCCGCTGCAAGTACCGGGGACAGACCTACTCGCGCTGCGTCTACATCTGGGTCGACAAGGACTTCGCCATCGCGCGCGGGCTGCACCAGGGCTACCCGAAGAAGCTCGGCTCGATCCACCAGACGCGCCCGCACCCGTACGGCCCCGCCCCGCGCATCGAGGCGGGGGCCCGTTTCGGCGCCACGCTCGCCGCCGCCGACCGGCGCCTGGCCCACACCGTGGTCACCCTGCGCGAGCCGTCGGAGACGAACGGCTTCGTCAACGCCCACCCCATGGCCCACCACCGCTGGCTGCCCTCCATCGAGAAGGGCAAGGGCCTCGCCCTGGACGAGCTGATCGAGTCGGGCGCCGCGTCCTTCGAGGCGGGACAGGCCTGGCGCGGCGACGCGGAGCTGGAGCTGTTCGAGGCGCCCACCGAAGAACTGGCCCGCCTGGAGATCCGCGAGCCGATCGCCGCCTACTACCGCCAGGTCGGCGTCGTCTGGGACGGCGGCCGACTGCTGGAATCCGGCACCTCCGGCGCCGAGTAG
- a CDS encoding aldehyde dehydrogenase, whose amino-acid sequence MSEHTITVAGVAVDTRHWIGGERVASTQTFEDVSPIDGSTIGDISRGTAMEAAAAVAAAKAAFPAWAATSRAERARILHAIADGVEKRIEELAIVETTDNGALLRSHRRGVMPRVAHNFRFFADWLLSLEHEDFETRGHSNHVSWDPAGPCVLITPWNAPLMLATWKVAPALAAGNTVVLKPAEWSPLTASLLADIAAEAGLPAGVLNVVQGYGSEIGDALTSHPDVRRISFTGSVPTAKRIAESAAANLTPLSLELGGKSPLLVFADADLDLAVDLAVEQYDNAGQVCLAGTRLLVEESVAEEFTRRFVEKASALKQGDPRDEATDIGPNIHPRQLEKIDGFVQRAVAAGARAVIGGHRGDGQYYVPTLLTDVAQDSEIVQEEVFGPVLTLQTFTDEEEAVRLANGTRFGLAATVFTGDHECAERVTARLVAGTVWVNCFFVRDLQAPFGGSRLSGVGREGGTWSFDFYCDVKNTVTAPSGWRNHG is encoded by the coding sequence ATGAGCGAACACACCATCACCGTGGCCGGGGTCGCCGTCGACACCCGGCACTGGATCGGCGGCGAACGCGTCGCCTCTACACAGACGTTCGAGGACGTCTCGCCCATCGACGGCAGCACGATCGGCGACATCTCCCGGGGCACAGCCATGGAGGCGGCCGCCGCCGTGGCCGCCGCGAAGGCCGCGTTCCCCGCCTGGGCCGCCACCTCCCGCGCGGAACGCGCCCGCATCCTGCACGCGATCGCCGACGGGGTCGAGAAGCGGATCGAAGAGCTCGCCATCGTCGAGACCACCGACAACGGAGCCCTTCTGCGCTCCCACCGCCGTGGGGTGATGCCGCGGGTCGCCCACAACTTCCGTTTCTTCGCGGACTGGCTGCTTTCGCTGGAGCACGAGGACTTCGAGACACGCGGCCACAGCAACCACGTCAGCTGGGACCCGGCCGGGCCCTGCGTCCTGATCACCCCGTGGAACGCCCCGCTCATGCTGGCCACGTGGAAGGTCGCCCCGGCGCTGGCCGCCGGGAACACGGTGGTGCTGAAGCCGGCCGAGTGGTCGCCGCTGACCGCCTCCCTGCTGGCCGACATCGCCGCCGAGGCGGGGCTCCCGGCGGGTGTCCTGAACGTCGTCCAGGGCTACGGCTCCGAGATCGGCGACGCGCTGACCTCGCACCCGGACGTGCGCCGCATCAGCTTCACCGGCTCGGTACCCACGGCCAAGCGCATCGCGGAGTCGGCGGCCGCGAACCTCACGCCCCTGAGTCTCGAACTGGGCGGCAAGTCGCCGCTGCTGGTGTTCGCCGACGCGGACCTGGACCTCGCCGTCGACCTGGCGGTGGAGCAGTACGACAACGCCGGCCAGGTGTGCCTGGCTGGTACCCGGCTGTTGGTCGAGGAGTCGGTCGCGGAGGAGTTCACGCGCCGGTTCGTCGAGAAGGCGAGCGCGCTGAAGCAGGGTGATCCGCGCGACGAGGCCACCGACATCGGGCCCAACATCCACCCCCGCCAGCTGGAGAAGATCGACGGGTTCGTGCAGCGGGCCGTGGCCGCCGGTGCCCGCGCCGTCATCGGCGGCCACCGGGGGGACGGCCAGTACTACGTGCCCACCCTGCTCACCGATGTAGCCCAGGACTCCGAGATCGTGCAGGAGGAGGTCTTCGGCCCTGTCCTGACGCTGCAGACCTTCACGGACGAGGAGGAGGCCGTCCGGCTCGCCAACGGCACCCGCTTCGGCCTGGCCGCCACCGTCTTCACGGGCGACCACGAGTGCGCCGAACGCGTCACCGCGCGGCTGGTCGCGGGCACGGTGTGGGTGAACTGCTTCTTCGTCCGCGACCTGCAGGCACCCTTCGGCGGCTCCCGGCTTTCCGGCGTCGGCCGCGAGGGCGGCACCTGGAGCTTCGACTTCTACTGCGACGTCAAGAACACCGTGACCGCCCCGAGCGGTTGGAGGAACCATGGGTGA